In Paenibacillus sp. FSL M7-0420, a single genomic region encodes these proteins:
- a CDS encoding ABC transporter permease, which produces MTNLLPLIRNECLKIIKKKRFYVILLILLVLVPMFTYAQMRIAERSRDKFNSDWRLEIQQQITDNQNSLGSDRIPEEWKSYRRIFLQQLQYYLDHDVNPNEPSGVTFTREFVNNSVSLFIPLLIMAVASDLVSGERTTGTIKMLLTRPVRRWKVLFSKMVALLMFVSLIVLSVFVISYLISGLAFGYKGFNVPVFTGFQLNGDTVDMTKVHAVEQWKYLLMQGGLIWYVSIVVALLAFMVSVLVRSTAASIVVMMAALIAGTILTNMASAWTAAKYLFMVNMELTTYLAGTPAPIEGMTLGFSMAVLGIWGLAAVIISFAVFTKRDILN; this is translated from the coding sequence TTGACTAACCTGCTGCCGCTCATTCGAAATGAGTGCCTGAAGATTATTAAAAAGAAACGTTTCTATGTCATCCTGCTCATCCTGCTTGTGCTGGTGCCAATGTTTACCTATGCGCAAATGCGCATAGCCGAGCGCAGCCGTGACAAATTTAACTCTGACTGGAGGCTGGAGATCCAGCAGCAGATTACCGACAACCAGAACTCGCTCGGCAGCGACCGGATTCCGGAGGAATGGAAGTCGTACCGGCGGATTTTTCTCCAGCAATTGCAGTATTATCTGGACCATGATGTGAATCCGAACGAGCCGAGCGGAGTAACGTTCACCCGGGAGTTTGTCAATAATTCCGTCTCCCTGTTCATTCCGCTGCTAATCATGGCGGTTGCCTCCGACCTCGTCTCCGGGGAGCGGACGACAGGCACGATCAAAATGCTGCTGACCCGCCCGGTCAGACGCTGGAAGGTACTGTTCAGCAAAATGGTAGCGCTGCTGATGTTCGTCTCGCTGATTGTCCTGTCCGTATTCGTAATCAGCTATCTGATATCGGGGCTGGCTTTTGGCTATAAGGGGTTCAATGTTCCAGTCTTTACAGGCTTCCAGCTGAACGGTGATACTGTGGATATGACTAAGGTTCATGCTGTGGAGCAGTGGAAGTATCTGCTGATGCAGGGCGGGCTGATCTGGTATGTCAGCATCGTGGTGGCTCTGCTGGCCTTCATGGTGTCGGTGCTGGTCCGCAGTACGGCTGCTAGCATTGTAGTGATGATGGCAGCGCTGATTGCCGGAACGATCCTGACGAATATGGCTTCCGCCTGGACGGCGGCCAAATATTTATTTATGGTCAACATGGAGCTGACGACTTATTTAGCGGGCACTCCCGCGCCGATAGAGGGCATGACATTGGGCTTTTCGATGGCGGTTCTGGGCATTTGGGGACTTGCGGCCGTAATCATTTCATTCGCCGTCTTTACGAAACGGGATATTTTGAATTAG
- a CDS encoding ABC transporter ATP-binding protein: MARTIHEAPGEEVVLSARGVRKKIGRKWIIDDVTFDVKKGEIFGFLGPNGAGKTTTIRMLVDLIRPSEGTITVCGYNVNRNPEKALQYVGSIVENPEVYTYLTGWENLQHFARMQPGVDEQRIAEVVEIVRLDQRIQDKVSTYSLGMRQRLGIAQALLGRPRLLILDEPTNGLDPKGIKELREFIRKLADEGLAVFVSSHLLSEIQLLCDRVAIISKGRVLAVGAVDELVARNSPYVLWELEPLQRARDIMAGRPDIALLHLDEVTLDDSVIAGMGVNSLVTAMDEELIPEIVAVLVAQEVEVRAVHKINPTLEQLFLKLTEGEAID, translated from the coding sequence ATGGCGAGAACCATTCATGAGGCACCGGGGGAAGAGGTCGTCCTGTCCGCCCGGGGAGTCCGCAAAAAAATCGGCCGCAAATGGATTATAGATGATGTCACGTTTGATGTGAAAAAAGGCGAAATCTTCGGCTTTCTCGGTCCGAACGGAGCCGGCAAAACCACAACCATCCGTATGCTGGTGGACCTGATCCGCCCGAGCGAAGGGACGATTACCGTCTGCGGCTATAATGTGAACCGGAATCCGGAAAAAGCGCTGCAATACGTCGGCTCCATCGTCGAGAATCCCGAGGTTTATACGTATCTGACGGGCTGGGAGAACCTGCAGCATTTTGCCCGCATGCAGCCCGGCGTGGATGAGCAGCGGATTGCCGAGGTCGTGGAAATTGTGCGGCTTGATCAGCGCATTCAGGATAAAGTCAGCACGTATTCGCTGGGGATGCGCCAGCGGCTCGGTATCGCCCAAGCTCTGCTCGGCCGTCCCCGGCTGCTGATTCTCGATGAGCCGACCAACGGCCTGGACCCGAAGGGGATCAAGGAGCTGCGCGAATTCATCCGTAAGCTGGCGGACGAAGGGCTGGCGGTCTTTGTGTCCAGTCATCTGCTGAGCGAAATTCAGCTGCTGTGTGACCGGGTAGCCATTATCAGCAAAGGCCGTGTACTCGCTGTTGGCGCTGTAGACGAGCTGGTTGCCCGTAACTCGCCTTATGTCCTGTGGGAGCTGGAGCCGCTTCAGCGGGCAAGAGACATCATGGCCGGGCGGCCGGATATCGCGCTGCTTCATCTGGACGAGGTTACCCTGGATGACTCGGTCATCGCAGGCATGGGCGTGAATTCCCTGGTTACGGCGATGGACGAGGAGCTGATCCCGGAGATTGTTGCCGTGCTGGTTGCACAAGAGGTGGAAGTCCGGGCTGTGCATAAAATCAACCCTACACTGGAACAGCTATTCTTGAAGCTAACGGAAGGTGAAGCCATTGACTAA
- a CDS encoding GDSL-type esterase/lipase family protein, with product MKDSKWTWRTVSLVSILATLLLITGFVYAVGDILNPKGEQFLSSLPQETAAPTAAASDEYKILALGDSLAKGTGDNSGQGFVRRTVDALSANGGKAELLGNMGINGLTTAALQSKLQEEGVQYALRQANVILISIGGNDLFRGSDILGTGGSSGQAAASAKPSEQAVPQSAEAPANNKVEGTTPVPTASAGDLTPESLLSALPGAAKRLGSILDTVAEVNPQAQVYYIGLYNPFGDIEGLLIPGNQAVTAWNNAAMDMINKHQNMTLVPTFDLFDRHLAKYLSNDHFHPNGDGYQRMSERIVQAVR from the coding sequence TTGAAGGATTCCAAATGGACCTGGAGGACAGTAAGCCTGGTGTCCATCCTGGCAACTTTACTTTTGATTACAGGATTTGTGTATGCAGTGGGCGATATCCTGAACCCGAAGGGGGAGCAGTTCCTCTCCTCCCTTCCGCAGGAGACGGCTGCACCGACAGCCGCGGCAAGTGACGAATACAAGATCCTGGCGCTTGGTGATTCTCTGGCCAAAGGGACCGGCGACAACTCCGGGCAAGGGTTTGTTAGACGGACCGTAGATGCCTTGTCGGCCAATGGAGGAAAGGCAGAGCTGCTGGGCAATATGGGCATTAACGGCTTGACCACCGCTGCCTTGCAGAGCAAGCTTCAGGAGGAAGGGGTGCAGTACGCGCTGCGTCAGGCGAATGTCATCCTGATCTCCATCGGCGGGAACGACCTGTTCCGGGGCTCGGATATTCTGGGGACCGGCGGGAGCAGCGGACAAGCAGCCGCCTCTGCGAAGCCTTCGGAGCAAGCGGTACCTCAGAGCGCGGAAGCCCCTGCCAATAACAAGGTAGAAGGCACCACCCCGGTTCCAACCGCGTCTGCAGGTGATCTGACCCCGGAATCGCTTCTCTCCGCGCTGCCTGGGGCCGCCAAACGGCTGGGCAGCATACTGGATACAGTTGCAGAAGTGAATCCGCAGGCCCAAGTCTATTACATCGGACTGTATAATCCCTTCGGAGATATCGAGGGGCTGCTAATTCCCGGTAATCAGGCGGTAACGGCGTGGAATAATGCGGCGATGGATATGATCAACAAGCATCAGAACATGACGCTGGTCCCGACCTTTGATCTGTTTGACCGCCATTTGGCGAAATACCTGTCGAATGATCATTTTCACCCGAACGGGGACGGCTATCAGCGGATGAGTGAGCGGATTGTTCAAGCGGTTCGCTGA
- a CDS encoding CAP domain-containing protein codes for MKSKTLRRVIGGSVAAVMALGISLPLQANAAAAGAPAAAGSDMNFAQLMDYFTQNNSKTFVLGGNTYTVTKTFVYTTPVAAAPAAQPAAPAKPVATATPVATAAPVATAKPAPVATAKPVVTPAPSAVPAVGNNASSYTQQVVALVNKERAAAGLAPVSALDSLNKVAAAKAADMRSNNYFSHTSPTYGSPFDMMSAFGITYKAAGENIAMGQKTPQEVMTAWMNSPGHKANILSTNFNYIGVGFDNNYWVQEFIGK; via the coding sequence ATGAAAAGCAAGACTTTGAGAAGAGTGATAGGTGGAAGCGTAGCCGCTGTTATGGCGCTTGGCATTTCTCTTCCATTACAAGCAAACGCAGCAGCAGCCGGTGCCCCTGCGGCAGCCGGATCAGATATGAATTTCGCACAGCTCATGGACTATTTCACACAGAACAATTCGAAGACTTTTGTACTGGGTGGCAACACGTACACTGTCACTAAAACCTTTGTATACACAACGCCAGTTGCAGCTGCCCCGGCAGCACAGCCGGCAGCTCCGGCTAAGCCGGTTGCCACCGCAACACCCGTGGCTACAGCGGCACCGGTAGCCACTGCTAAGCCAGCCCCCGTGGCCACTGCAAAACCTGTGGTAACCCCGGCCCCATCTGCGGTTCCTGCAGTTGGCAATAACGCCTCCAGTTACACACAGCAAGTAGTCGCACTGGTGAACAAAGAGCGCGCTGCAGCTGGACTAGCTCCTGTCTCCGCACTGGACAGCCTGAACAAAGTGGCTGCGGCGAAGGCTGCGGACATGCGCTCGAATAACTATTTCTCACACACCTCTCCGACCTACGGATCACCTTTCGATATGATGTCGGCATTCGGCATTACGTATAAGGCGGCTGGTGAGAATATCGCTATGGGCCAGAAGACCCCTCAGGAAGTTATGACCGCGTGGATGAACAGCCCGGGTCATAAGGCTAACATCCTGAGCACGAACTTCAACTACATCGGCGTTGGCTTCGATAATAACTACTGGGTTCAGGAATTCATCGGTAAATAA